CGGGCCCGGCCAGCAGCAGGAAGGGCGCGCCGGTGGCGTCCTGGACGAGCCGCACCTCGAGGGTGGGGACCTCGTAGTCGGTCCAGCGGTCGCGGGTGAACGTCAGCAGCGGGCGGCGGGCCCGGTAGTCGACGAGCCGGTCGTGGTCGAAGCGGGCGACGACCTGGTGGGGCAGCGAGTCGAGAATGCTCTCGGCGATCTGGTCGCCGGTCTCGCCCGCGTCGATGTATCCGTCGAAGTGGTAGAGCATGACAAGACCGGCCGACTCCTGGGCCAGCGCCATGTCGACCACGGCGAGGCCCTTCGGCTCCCATGCGTACAAACCCTGCGGATCAAGCACTGTGACCGCCCCTCCTCGTGTTCGTACTCTCCAACGCCCTGTCGGGCGGGGACATTCCCCGGGCCGGCTCCGATCAGCCGCCCTCTTACCGGCTTCTCATCGACGGCGGCCCGCCCACGAACCGGGTCACGGCCCGCCCACCCGACACCCGGCACCGGGCACCCGCACCCGCACCCGCACCCGCACCCACACCCACACCCACACCCACACCCACACCCACACCCACACCCACGAGAGGCGCACACACGACCGACGACCGGCAACCGCACCCCACCCCAGGCGCGCGCAAACCGCGCACCGCACCCCACCAGGCGCGCGCACAGCCGCGCACCGCACCCCCGCCGGACGCGCGTCGCCGCGCACCGCGCCCCCGCCACCAGACCGCGGGCACGGCTGAGGGGCCGCACCCTCGCGGGTACGGCCCCTCAGTGGACTACCGGGCCTCAGCGGCGCCGGAGGTCAGTCAGCTCTGGCCGCCGGCCAGCTTCTCGCGGAGCGCGGCGAGCGCCTCGTCCGACGCGAGCGCGCCGGACGTGTCCGCACCCTCGGAGGAGTACGAACCGCCACCGCCACCGCCACCGGAGGCGGACGGAGCGGCAGCCTCGCCGCCCTCTGCCGCGGCAGCGGCGTCGGCCTCGCGGGACTTGATGACCTGGGCCTGGTGCTGCTCGAAGCGCGTCTGCGCCTCGGCGTACTGGCCCTCCCACGCCTCGCGCTGGGTCTCGTAGCCCTCGAGCCAGTCGTTGGTCTCGGGGTCGAAGCCCTCGGGGTAGATGTAGTTGCCCTGGTCGTCGTAGGACGCGGCCATGCCGTACAGGGTCGGGTCGAACTCGACCGAGGCCGGGTCGGCACCGAAGGACTCGTTGGCCTGCTTCAGCGAGAGGCTGATGCGGCGGCGCTCGAGGTCGATGTCGATGACCTTGACGAAGATCTCGTCGTTGACCTGGACGACCTGCTCCGGGATCTCCACGTGGCGCTCGGCCAGCTCGGAGATGTGGACGAGGCCCTCGATGCCCTCGTCGACGCGGACGAACGCGCCGAACGGAACGAGCTTCGTGACCTTACCGGGGACGACCTGCCCGATCTGGTGCGTGCGGGCGAACTGCTGCCACGGGTCTTCCTGCGTCGCCTTCAGCGACAGGGAGACACGCTCGCGGTCCATGTCGACGTCGAGGACCTCGACGGTGACTTCCTGGCCGACCTCGACAACCTCGGACGGGTGGTCGATGTGCTTCCAGGAGAGCTCGGAGACGTGGA
The sequence above is a segment of the Streptomyces griseoviridis genome. Coding sequences within it:
- the rpsA gene encoding 30S ribosomal protein S1, which gives rise to MTSSTETTATTPQVAVNDIGNEEAFLAAIDETIKYFNDGDIVDGVIVKVDRDEVLLDIGYKTEGVIPSRELSIKHDVDPNEVVAVGDEIEALVLQKEDKEGRLILSKKRAQYERAWGTIEKIKEEDGIVTGTVIEVVKGGLILDIGLRGFLPASLVEMRRVRDLQPYVGKELEAKIIELDKNRNNVVLSRRAWLEQTQSEVRQTFLTTLQKGQVRSGVVSSIVNFGAFVDLGGVDGLVHVSELSWKHIDHPSEVVEVGQEVTVEVLDVDMDRERVSLSLKATQEDPWQQFARTHQIGQVVPGKVTKLVPFGAFVRVDEGIEGLVHISELAERHVEIPEQVVQVNDEIFVKVIDIDLERRRISLSLKQANESFGADPASVEFDPTLYGMAASYDDQGNYIYPEGFDPETNDWLEGYETQREAWEGQYAEAQTRFEQHQAQVIKSREADAAAAAEGGEAAAPSASGGGGGGGSYSSEGADTSGALASDEALAALREKLAGGQS